A genome region from Microbacterium sp. CGR2 includes the following:
- a CDS encoding NADPH-dependent F420 reductase: protein MSCRRDVSWRHMGNRRAGRALGSSMTTLGIIGAGHIGSQIARIAVANGYDVVIANSRGPETLADLVGELGERAKAATATEAAAAADVAVVTVPLRAIDQLPAEELAGKIVLDTNNYYFERDGRIEELDKGETTTSELLQRQLPTSKIAKAFNHIYASEITTDALRAGTPSRRALATAGDDPEAVAFVTRFYDEAGFDTVNVGPLSESWRVERDRPAYVIRQTAEELTANVAKANRLP from the coding sequence CTGAGCTGCCGCCGTGACGTCTCATGGAGACACATGGGGAATAGGCGCGCGGGACGAGCGTTGGGTTCGAGCATGACAACTCTCGGAATCATCGGTGCAGGACACATCGGCAGCCAGATCGCGCGGATCGCGGTGGCGAACGGCTATGACGTGGTGATCGCCAACTCGCGAGGACCGGAGACACTTGCCGATCTCGTCGGCGAGCTCGGGGAGCGGGCGAAGGCCGCCACCGCGACAGAAGCCGCGGCCGCCGCAGACGTCGCCGTCGTGACGGTGCCGCTGCGCGCGATCGACCAGCTCCCCGCCGAGGAGCTCGCTGGCAAGATCGTCCTCGACACCAACAACTACTATTTCGAGCGCGATGGACGGATCGAGGAGCTCGACAAGGGCGAGACCACCACGTCCGAACTGCTGCAGCGCCAGCTGCCCACGTCGAAGATCGCCAAGGCTTTCAACCACATCTATGCGTCCGAGATCACGACGGATGCGCTGCGGGCCGGAACGCCGAGCCGCCGCGCGCTGGCCACGGCCGGAGATGACCCCGAGGCGGTCGCCTTCGTCACTCGCTTCTACGACGAGGCAGGCTTCGACACGGTCAACGTCGGTCCGCTCAGCGAGTCGTGGCGAGTCGAGCGCGACCGGCCGGCGTACGTCATCCGACAGACGGCCGAGGAGCTCACGGCGAACGTCGCGAAGGCCAACCGCCTGCCCTGA
- a CDS encoding AAA family ATPase: MDPFWEPTSRQRRQQPVVAIRPSDDAPAVDGSWPTSIPAVAQVLREGLDLDAGVTFLVGENGSGKSTLVEGIAIAYGLSPEGGSRNARHRTRPTESPLSDWLRLQRGVGANRWGFFLRAETMHSFYTYLEENPSAGGDVPFHEMSHGESFLALLESRFDDPGFYCLDEPEAALSFNSTLALIAVLRRIADEGGQVLCATHSPVLAALPGARILEVGEWGVRPAMWDDLEIVNHWRSFLEHPSRYLRHLLA, translated from the coding sequence GTGGATCCGTTCTGGGAGCCGACGAGTCGCCAGCGGCGCCAGCAGCCCGTCGTGGCAATTCGGCCGTCCGACGACGCACCGGCGGTTGACGGGAGCTGGCCGACCAGCATCCCCGCCGTCGCGCAGGTGCTACGCGAAGGCCTCGACCTCGACGCCGGCGTGACGTTCCTCGTCGGAGAGAACGGCAGCGGAAAATCGACGCTCGTCGAGGGCATCGCGATCGCCTACGGGCTCTCGCCGGAAGGCGGCTCGCGTAACGCCCGACATCGCACTCGACCGACTGAGTCGCCGTTGTCCGACTGGCTGCGTCTGCAGCGAGGCGTCGGCGCGAACCGCTGGGGATTCTTCCTGCGCGCCGAGACGATGCACTCCTTCTACACGTATCTCGAGGAGAACCCGTCGGCTGGCGGAGACGTTCCGTTTCACGAGATGAGCCACGGCGAGTCCTTCCTCGCGCTGTTGGAGAGCCGCTTCGACGACCCGGGCTTCTACTGCCTCGACGAGCCCGAGGCCGCGCTGTCGTTCAACTCGACGTTGGCGCTGATCGCGGTGCTCCGCCGCATCGCCGACGAGGGCGGCCAGGTGCTGTGCGCGACGCATTCACCCGTGCTCGCCGCGCTTCCGGGAGCGCGGATCCTCGAGGTCGGGGAGTGGGGTGTCCGCCCGGCGATGTGGGACGACCTCGAGATCGTCAATCACTGGCGGTCGTTCCTCGAGCATCCGTCCCGCTATCTTCGGCATCTGCTCGCGTAA
- a CDS encoding superoxide dismutase, producing MSTLYTLPELPYDYSALEPHISGKIMELHHSKHHQTYVTGANTALEQLATARSADDLANVNKLEKDLAFNLGGHINHSVFWQNLSPEGGGAPEGELDAALVDAFGSIDAFRAHFTATALGVQGSGWAVLAWDSVGTRPVIFQLFDQQGNAPLGVIPLLQLDVWEHAYYLDYLNVRADYVKAFWELVNWPDVQRRFEAARTVTQGLIVAG from the coding sequence ATGTCCACTCTTTACACACTCCCCGAGCTGCCCTACGACTACTCGGCGCTCGAGCCGCACATCTCCGGCAAGATCATGGAGTTGCACCACTCCAAGCACCACCAGACGTACGTGACGGGCGCGAACACCGCGCTCGAGCAGCTCGCCACGGCGCGCAGCGCCGATGACCTCGCGAACGTGAACAAGCTCGAGAAGGACCTCGCGTTCAACCTCGGCGGCCACATCAACCACTCCGTGTTCTGGCAGAACCTCTCGCCCGAGGGTGGCGGCGCGCCCGAGGGCGAGCTCGACGCCGCGCTGGTCGACGCGTTCGGGTCGATCGACGCCTTCCGTGCGCACTTCACCGCGACGGCACTCGGCGTGCAGGGATCGGGTTGGGCCGTGCTCGCCTGGGACTCCGTGGGCACCCGCCCCGTGATCTTCCAGCTGTTCGACCAGCAGGGCAACGCCCCGCTCGGCGTCATCCCGCTGCTGCAGCTCGACGTCTGGGAGCACGCCTACTACCTCGACTACCTCAACGTGCGCGCCGACTACGTCAAGGCCTTCTGGGAGCTCGTGAACTGGCCCGACGTGCAGCGCCGCTTCGAGGCCGCCCGCACCGTGACCCAGGGCCTCATCGTCGCTGGCTGA
- a CDS encoding L-aspartate oxidase, with translation MSSRERQVSTTVLVIGTGGSGLRAAIEVAEHGIDVLAVGKRPRQDAHTSLAAGGINAALGTMDADDSWQQHAADTIKESYLLANPHTVEIVTQGAERGIRDLERWGMEFAREDDGRISQRFFGAHTFRRTAFAGDYTGLEIQRTLVRKAEQLEVPILDHIYITRLLVRDNVVFGAYGFDQSDGTRYLIHADAVILAAGGHNRIWRRTSSRRDENTGDSFRLAVDAGARLRDPELVQFHPSGIIEPENAAGTLISEAARGEGGILRNALGERFMDKYDPERMELSTRDRVALAAYTEIKEGRGTENGGVWLDVSHLPRETIMTRLPRVYQTMMELQMRDITTDAIEIAPTAHYSMGGVWVRPEDHQTDVEGLYAIGEASSGLHGANRLGGNSLIELLVYGRVVGQAAMAHAAGLDAQRRSAEAVSAARAEIDGLLAADGRENVRALQRAIRNLMTDYAGVVRSEDGLLAGLADLDMIEGRMEDIGIHPDIAGFQDLAHAFDLKASALAARATLEAALERRETRGCHNRSDFPDTDPTLQVNLVWSPRGGVTREEIPAVSAEIAELMREVDTEGKLVE, from the coding sequence ATGAGCTCACGCGAACGGCAGGTCTCCACCACGGTCCTCGTCATCGGCACCGGCGGGTCCGGCCTGCGGGCCGCCATCGAGGTCGCCGAACACGGCATCGACGTCCTCGCCGTCGGCAAACGCCCGCGGCAAGACGCCCATACATCCCTCGCGGCGGGCGGAATCAACGCGGCCCTCGGAACGATGGACGCCGACGACAGTTGGCAGCAGCATGCAGCGGACACCATCAAAGAGAGCTATCTGCTCGCCAACCCGCACACCGTCGAGATCGTGACGCAGGGCGCAGAGCGCGGCATCCGCGATCTCGAGCGCTGGGGCATGGAGTTCGCGAGGGAAGACGACGGACGCATCTCACAGCGCTTCTTCGGCGCCCACACCTTCCGGCGCACCGCCTTCGCCGGTGACTACACGGGGCTCGAGATCCAGCGCACGCTCGTGCGCAAGGCCGAGCAGCTCGAGGTGCCGATCCTCGACCACATCTACATCACGCGCCTGCTCGTGCGCGACAACGTGGTGTTCGGTGCCTATGGCTTCGACCAGTCCGACGGCACGCGGTACCTCATCCATGCGGATGCGGTGATCCTCGCCGCCGGAGGCCACAATCGCATCTGGCGACGCACGTCCTCGCGCCGTGACGAGAACACCGGCGACTCCTTCCGCCTCGCCGTCGACGCGGGGGCCCGACTGCGCGACCCCGAGCTCGTGCAGTTCCATCCCTCGGGCATCATCGAGCCGGAGAACGCCGCCGGCACACTGATCTCCGAGGCGGCGCGCGGCGAAGGCGGCATCCTGCGCAACGCGCTCGGCGAACGGTTCATGGACAAGTACGACCCGGAGCGGATGGAGTTGTCGACGCGTGACCGCGTCGCGCTCGCCGCATACACGGAGATCAAGGAAGGGCGTGGCACCGAGAACGGGGGAGTCTGGCTCGACGTGTCGCACCTCCCGCGAGAGACGATCATGACGAGGCTGCCGCGGGTCTATCAGACGATGATGGAACTGCAGATGCGCGACATCACCACCGACGCCATCGAGATCGCACCCACCGCGCACTACTCGATGGGCGGCGTGTGGGTGCGTCCCGAAGATCACCAGACCGATGTCGAGGGACTGTACGCGATCGGTGAGGCCTCGAGCGGATTGCACGGCGCGAACCGGCTCGGCGGGAACTCGCTCATCGAGCTGCTCGTCTACGGCCGCGTCGTCGGGCAGGCCGCTATGGCGCATGCCGCCGGGTTGGACGCGCAGCGGCGCTCCGCGGAAGCGGTGTCGGCCGCGCGCGCGGAGATAGACGGCCTCCTCGCTGCCGACGGCCGAGAGAATGTGCGAGCCCTGCAGCGAGCGATCCGCAACCTGATGACCGACTACGCCGGGGTGGTGCGATCCGAGGACGGTCTGCTCGCGGGCCTCGCCGACCTCGACATGATCGAGGGGCGGATGGAGGACATCGGCATCCATCCCGACATCGCGGGGTTCCAGGATCTCGCACACGCGTTCGACCTGAAGGCGTCCGCGCTCGCCGCTCGGGCGACGCTCGAGGCCGCGCTGGAGCGTCGAGAGACCCGCGGGTGCCACAACCGCAGCGACTTCCCCGACACGGATCCGACCCTGCAGGTGAACCTCGTCTGGTCGCCGCGCGGAGGAGTGACCCGTGAGGAGATCCCGGCGGTCTCCGCGGAGATCGCTGAACTCATGCGCGAGGTCGACACCGAAGGCAAGCTCGTCGAGTGA
- a CDS encoding asparagine synthase: protein MGRTADAVAEGVAIATAAARLSLKNRILVGTIAENGVFDIDTYIAIARDALGAMAAESEDAATTVTALRKRARGRHSDPVGTHDYRDRDVRNLRRRAKQSAGVAARLREIMEDREQLSRIVEEAREAAWADVRHNLDRRLYVEGMRPDQDPDYNRMREARMQALRLVDLQALSSERRARAKRLKKQDKGGDNDG, encoded by the coding sequence GTGGGACGAACAGCTGATGCCGTCGCCGAAGGCGTTGCGATCGCGACAGCTGCTGCGCGCCTCTCTCTCAAGAACCGCATCCTGGTGGGAACCATCGCCGAGAACGGTGTCTTCGACATCGACACGTACATCGCGATCGCTCGGGATGCACTCGGAGCGATGGCCGCCGAATCGGAAGACGCGGCCACCACGGTGACGGCTCTGCGCAAGCGCGCCCGTGGCCGGCATTCCGACCCTGTGGGCACGCACGACTACCGCGACCGCGATGTGCGCAACCTCCGCCGACGCGCCAAGCAGTCCGCAGGGGTCGCTGCTCGGCTTCGCGAGATCATGGAGGATCGGGAGCAGCTCAGCCGAATCGTCGAGGAAGCGCGGGAGGCGGCGTGGGCCGATGTGCGCCACAATCTCGATCGCCGTCTGTACGTCGAAGGCATGCGGCCCGACCAGGATCCGGACTACAACCGGATGCGCGAGGCGCGGATGCAGGCGCTCCGGCTGGTCGACCTGCAGGCGCTGTCCTCGGAGCGGCGGGCGCGAGCCAAACGGCTCAAGAAACAGGACAAGGGTGGCGACAACGACGGCTGA
- a CDS encoding flavin reductase family protein gives MTVTPVPTPVGEGLKAAFRTHPAGVAIITASTADGPVGLTASSVASVAVDPAAIVFSVTRATGSAGAILGADTFVVHLIDDEHSDLAQSFAVSGSERFTPEQGRSALETGEPHLASARAALRCRILQTVVVGSSTVVVAEVLEVLAGPQGRPLVYLDRRFHALPHASHH, from the coding sequence ATGACCGTGACACCAGTACCCACGCCGGTCGGCGAAGGACTCAAGGCCGCGTTCCGCACCCACCCCGCCGGCGTCGCGATCATCACGGCATCGACCGCCGACGGCCCCGTCGGCCTCACGGCGTCGAGCGTGGCCTCGGTAGCGGTCGATCCCGCCGCCATCGTCTTCTCGGTCACCAGGGCCACCGGTTCGGCGGGTGCGATCCTCGGAGCGGACACCTTCGTCGTGCATCTCATTGACGACGAGCACTCCGACCTCGCGCAGAGCTTCGCGGTCAGCGGCTCGGAGCGCTTCACTCCCGAGCAGGGGCGGTCGGCCCTCGAGACGGGTGAGCCCCATCTCGCCTCGGCGCGGGCCGCCCTGCGCTGCCGGATTCTGCAGACTGTGGTCGTCGGGTCGTCGACGGTCGTGGTCGCCGAAGTCCTCGAGGTGCTCGCCGGGCCACAGGGGCGCCCGCTCGTCTACCTCGACCGCCGCTTCCATGCGCTCCCGCACGCCTCCCACCACTGA
- a CDS encoding LysR family transcriptional regulator, with protein MNLEQLRGFVEVARLGHFTRASEHLHLAQPSLSRQISTLERELGAELFHRARGHIALTSAGETLLPRAQRMLAEAEAIRDEMGELAGLRRGRVRLGAPPTLCISLVAEALSSFHTAHPDVDLHLTESGSRRLVEQLAVGAVDIALITASEGPTPAGVSLTSTPLLAEELVVVSSAARAPIAVTPAIGMEHLATLPLIALDESYELRATTDAAFRSAGLNPTPVLEGGEMDAVLRFVERGLGVAVVPAMVLLDQPALRSVRLSHPMMSRTVSLAHRSDVTPAVAVAEMRRIIVSTAAEVARRDPAITSLL; from the coding sequence ATGAACCTCGAGCAGCTTCGCGGCTTCGTGGAAGTCGCTCGCCTCGGCCACTTCACCCGGGCGTCCGAGCACCTTCATCTGGCCCAGCCCTCGCTGAGCCGTCAGATCTCCACCCTCGAACGCGAGCTCGGCGCCGAGCTCTTCCACCGCGCGCGCGGTCACATCGCGCTGACGTCCGCGGGCGAGACCCTTCTTCCCCGGGCTCAGCGGATGCTCGCCGAGGCCGAAGCCATCCGCGACGAGATGGGCGAACTCGCCGGGCTCCGACGGGGACGTGTGCGGCTGGGTGCTCCCCCGACGCTGTGCATCAGCCTGGTCGCCGAGGCGCTCAGCTCGTTCCACACGGCTCATCCCGACGTCGACCTTCATCTGACCGAGAGCGGGTCTCGGCGGCTGGTCGAGCAGCTGGCGGTCGGCGCCGTCGACATCGCCCTCATCACCGCCTCCGAGGGTCCGACTCCGGCAGGGGTCAGCCTGACCAGCACGCCGTTGCTGGCTGAAGAGCTCGTGGTCGTGTCCTCAGCCGCGCGCGCGCCGATCGCCGTGACACCCGCCATCGGCATGGAGCATCTCGCCACGCTGCCGTTGATCGCCCTCGACGAGAGCTATGAGCTGCGGGCGACGACGGATGCCGCCTTCCGCAGCGCCGGCCTGAATCCGACACCCGTGCTGGAAGGGGGCGAGATGGATGCCGTGCTCCGGTTCGTCGAGCGCGGGCTCGGCGTGGCGGTGGTGCCGGCGATGGTGCTTCTCGACCAACCCGCCCTCCGCTCGGTTCGCCTGTCTCATCCGATGATGTCGCGCACCGTCAGCCTGGCGCACCGCTCCGATGTCACTCCCGCGGTTGCCGTCGCCGAAATGCGGCGCATCATCGTGTCGACGGCGGCGGAGGTCGCGCGGCGGGATCCGGCCATCACCAGCCTGTTGTAG
- the sufU gene encoding Fe-S cluster assembly sulfur transfer protein SufU, producing MSDLQNLYQELILDHSRTPHGYGLREEIAAQSHQINPTCGDEITLQVHRAPDGGVEAIAWEGHGCAISQASASLLAELAEGLSVEQLEVRIAAFREAMRSRGKIEPDQELLGDAAALGGVSKYVARVKCAMLAWVAAEDALAKS from the coding sequence ATGAGCGACCTGCAGAATCTTTACCAGGAGCTGATCCTCGATCACTCGCGCACCCCGCACGGCTATGGGCTGCGCGAGGAGATCGCCGCCCAGTCGCACCAGATCAACCCGACCTGCGGCGATGAGATCACCCTCCAGGTGCATCGTGCCCCCGACGGTGGCGTCGAGGCGATCGCGTGGGAAGGGCACGGATGCGCGATCTCCCAGGCTTCGGCATCGCTGCTCGCCGAGCTTGCGGAGGGGCTCTCGGTCGAGCAGCTCGAGGTTCGGATCGCCGCTTTCCGCGAGGCGATGCGCTCACGGGGGAAGATCGAGCCCGACCAGGAGCTGCTCGGCGATGCGGCAGCGCTCGGCGGGGTGTCGAAGTACGTCGCCCGTGTGAAGTGCGCGATGCTCGCCTGGGTCGCCGCCGAGGATGCGCTCGCCAAGAGCTGA
- a CDS encoding N-acetyltransferase: protein MSVQLKPLPAERFDDWRAAARQRVVDGNRESGLRIGADATAYADEFFATVLANGEETNSSQTMLVVDAQQRELGTIWLVLTGRKLFVLDLDIEERLTSDQNDALLARLVTIAADMQADKIAVPLFPQDAVEHALAEGRGFGIASIQMVLEPLPERNVAAHVDVSPMTEQRFPQFVEASETGFAQDLVTSGRYSPEDAIVESRRQLRLGLPEGLATEGHYLFTASVDDVEVGVLWIGLRTRDERPHMFVFDIEVAADQRRRGFGRELMHAVEREARRLGAKSVGLHVFGFNVGAIRLYEQLGYRRVEETRVLDV from the coding sequence ATGTCCGTGCAGCTGAAGCCCCTCCCCGCCGAGCGCTTCGACGACTGGCGTGCGGCCGCGAGACAGCGGGTCGTCGACGGCAACCGGGAGTCGGGGCTGCGCATCGGGGCGGATGCGACCGCTTACGCGGACGAGTTCTTCGCCACGGTCCTGGCGAATGGCGAGGAGACGAACTCTTCGCAGACGATGCTCGTCGTCGACGCTCAGCAGCGCGAACTCGGCACGATCTGGCTCGTCCTGACCGGTCGGAAGTTGTTCGTCCTCGATCTCGACATCGAAGAACGCCTGACGTCCGATCAGAACGACGCACTGCTCGCGCGGCTCGTCACGATCGCCGCCGACATGCAGGCGGACAAGATCGCTGTGCCGCTCTTTCCCCAGGATGCTGTCGAGCATGCGCTCGCCGAGGGGCGGGGCTTCGGCATCGCGTCGATTCAGATGGTGCTGGAGCCTCTGCCCGAGCGGAACGTCGCGGCCCACGTCGATGTGTCGCCGATGACCGAGCAGCGCTTCCCACAGTTCGTCGAGGCGTCCGAGACAGGCTTCGCACAGGATCTCGTCACGTCGGGCCGCTATTCGCCGGAGGATGCGATCGTGGAATCGCGCCGTCAACTCCGGCTGGGACTGCCCGAAGGACTGGCAACTGAAGGCCACTACCTGTTCACGGCATCCGTCGACGATGTCGAGGTCGGAGTCCTCTGGATCGGGCTGCGCACGCGCGACGAGCGGCCGCACATGTTCGTCTTCGACATCGAAGTCGCCGCCGACCAGCGGCGCAGAGGTTTCGGGCGCGAACTGATGCACGCCGTGGAGCGCGAAGCGCGCCGCCTCGGTGCGAAGTCCGTCGGCTTGCACGTGTTCGGTTTCAACGTCGGCGCGATCCGCCTGTACGAGCAGCTCGGGTACCGTCGCGTCGAGGAGACGCGGGTCCTCGACGTCTGA
- a CDS encoding L-serine ammonia-lyase, iron-sulfur-dependent, subunit alpha, with protein MTAYVSAFDLFSIGVGPSSSHTVGPMRAALDFAQRMEACGALGRVARVGCTLYGSLGATGIGHGTPDAVVAGLRGLSPETCDPVHVRSAWTDHLAGEPLRINGHHDVPFVKDDVVFAPRTRLPGHPNAMTLTASDADGAVVAEETYYSVGGGFIRRDGEEAPLSRGGLPYSYADAASLLALCDENGLSIAEVARLNETALRSEEEVAAGLDAIWDAMAECVDAGLHADGVLPGILKVKRRAGTIRAQLEQAEAGGHRELPGEWLGAFALAVNEENAAGGRVVTAPTNGAAGILPAVAMYWWRFLADSGLGEGNAVTPYGELVGSALIGFDPSGSSGPPPRSLSEARSDETKRPDPALVAEANRRRGIRRFLLTATALGSLFKANASISGAEGGCQAEVGSACAMAAGGLTAVMGGTNRQIENAAEIAMEHHLGLTCDPIGGLVQIPCIERNAIAAATAVTAARLALRGDGSHYVSLDAVVETMRQTGADMSTKYKETSEGGLAVNVIEC; from the coding sequence GTGACAGCGTACGTCTCGGCCTTCGACCTCTTCTCCATCGGGGTGGGCCCGTCGAGCTCGCACACGGTCGGGCCGATGCGTGCGGCGCTGGACTTCGCGCAGCGGATGGAAGCGTGCGGAGCTCTCGGTCGAGTCGCCCGTGTCGGCTGCACCCTATACGGATCACTGGGAGCGACGGGGATCGGACACGGCACCCCGGATGCCGTCGTCGCCGGACTGCGCGGGCTCTCGCCGGAGACCTGTGACCCCGTGCACGTGCGCTCGGCCTGGACAGATCACCTCGCCGGTGAGCCGCTGCGGATCAACGGGCACCACGACGTTCCCTTCGTGAAAGACGACGTCGTGTTCGCTCCGCGCACCAGACTCCCCGGACACCCGAACGCCATGACTCTGACGGCATCGGATGCCGACGGCGCCGTCGTCGCCGAAGAGACGTACTATTCGGTCGGCGGTGGCTTCATCCGTCGCGACGGCGAGGAAGCGCCGCTCTCGCGCGGCGGCCTGCCGTACTCGTATGCGGATGCCGCGTCGCTGCTCGCGCTCTGCGACGAGAACGGACTGTCGATAGCCGAGGTGGCGCGTCTCAACGAGACCGCGCTGCGCAGCGAGGAAGAGGTCGCCGCGGGACTCGACGCGATCTGGGACGCCATGGCCGAATGCGTGGACGCCGGATTGCACGCCGACGGAGTTCTGCCCGGCATCCTGAAGGTGAAGCGGCGGGCCGGAACGATCCGCGCGCAGTTGGAGCAGGCGGAGGCCGGCGGGCATCGCGAGCTTCCCGGCGAGTGGCTCGGCGCGTTCGCTCTGGCCGTCAACGAGGAGAATGCGGCGGGCGGGCGCGTTGTCACGGCTCCGACGAACGGCGCCGCCGGCATCCTCCCCGCTGTGGCGATGTACTGGTGGCGGTTCCTCGCCGACTCTGGGCTCGGTGAAGGCAACGCCGTCACTCCATACGGCGAGCTGGTGGGCAGCGCGCTCATCGGCTTCGACCCTTCCGGGTCGTCGGGCCCCCCTCCCCGGTCGTTGAGCGAGGCGCGCAGCGACGAGACGAAACGCCCCGACCCGGCTCTCGTCGCCGAGGCGAACCGTCGCCGCGGCATCCGACGCTTCCTGCTGACGGCGACCGCTCTCGGGTCGCTGTTCAAGGCGAACGCCTCGATCTCGGGCGCGGAAGGTGGATGTCAGGCGGAGGTCGGGTCGGCCTGCGCCATGGCAGCAGGCGGCCTCACGGCGGTGATGGGTGGCACGAATCGGCAGATCGAGAACGCCGCCGAGATCGCGATGGAGCACCATCTCGGGCTCACCTGCGATCCGATCGGCGGACTCGTGCAGATTCCGTGCATCGAGCGCAATGCGATCGCGGCAGCCACCGCCGTCACGGCAGCCCGGCTGGCGCTGCGGGGGGACGGAAGCCACTACGTCTCGCTCGACGCCGTGGTCGAGACGATGCGGCAGACCGGTGCGGACATGTCGACCAAATACAAGGAGACCAGCGAGGGCGGCCTCGCGGTCAACGTCATCGAGTGCTGA
- a CDS encoding GntR family transcriptional regulator, whose product MTGAGATGELESVRVTRILRDDIVLGRRVPGSRLIEREIAAQLDVSRLPVREAIRTLVSEGVVVARPRSWAVVREFTQRDLQDFAEVRESIETLIFVFAAERHDEAGIARLRSVYEREAAAARTGHVEAARLAAGEFHEVAAELADNEMLCELIGVFATRLRWLFSQHDDLEAMAEEHRVIFEAIAARDADALRRIVPQHLASGQEAAVQRLVSSEIAI is encoded by the coding sequence ATGACGGGGGCGGGGGCTACCGGCGAATTGGAGTCGGTCAGGGTGACGCGTATCCTGCGCGACGACATCGTCCTCGGGCGCCGCGTGCCCGGATCGCGACTGATCGAGCGCGAGATCGCCGCCCAACTGGACGTGTCGCGTCTTCCGGTTCGCGAGGCCATACGCACGCTCGTCTCGGAGGGCGTCGTCGTGGCCCGCCCGCGCTCCTGGGCGGTGGTGCGGGAGTTCACACAGCGAGACCTTCAGGACTTCGCCGAGGTTCGCGAGTCGATCGAGACTCTCATCTTCGTGTTCGCGGCCGAACGTCACGATGAAGCCGGTATCGCGCGCCTCCGGAGCGTGTACGAGCGGGAGGCGGCCGCCGCCCGTACAGGCCATGTGGAGGCGGCCCGGCTCGCCGCGGGAGAGTTCCACGAAGTCGCCGCCGAACTCGCCGACAACGAGATGCTGTGCGAACTCATCGGGGTGTTCGCGACCCGGCTGCGCTGGCTGTTCAGCCAGCACGACGACCTCGAGGCGATGGCTGAGGAGCACCGCGTCATCTTCGAAGCGATCGCCGCGAGAGACGCGGATGCGCTCCGCCGGATCGTGCCGCAGCATCTCGCCAGCGGCCAGGAAGCGGCGGTGCAACGTCTCGTGAGCAGCGAGATCGCGATCTGA